In Trichocoleus desertorum NBK24, the following are encoded in one genomic region:
- a CDS encoding SPFH domain-containing protein — protein sequence MGIFDKIRGEFVDIVEWLDQSNDTIVYRFQRHNNEIKMGAKLTVRPGQKAVFINEGQIADTFSPGLYDLTTQNLPLLSTLKGWQYGFNSPFKAEVYFFNTKIFTNLKWGTPNAITIRDPELGPVRLRAFGSYNIRVADPAQLIRQLVSTDGLFQVDEVSDQIRNMIITAFATWFGRGNIPLFDFASRYGEMGDTIRAGMQPEVQQFGLELTQLLIESVSLPPEVETALDKRASMGILGNMQQYAQFQAANAVEASANNAGGGNQALDFGVGLAMGQQLISNLQGVQAPPPAPGMPGGVSGMPPAPPPPPVQIQWFISRGGQNLGPFTPDQLPQNGLTAQTHVWRSGMEGWKLATELPELAAVLASIPPAPPVS from the coding sequence GTGGGCATTTTTGACAAGATTAGAGGCGAGTTTGTCGATATCGTTGAGTGGCTCGATCAAAGCAACGATACGATTGTCTATCGATTTCAGCGCCACAACAATGAAATTAAGATGGGGGCCAAGCTAACAGTACGGCCCGGACAGAAGGCAGTATTCATCAACGAAGGTCAAATTGCTGACACCTTTAGCCCTGGCCTTTATGACTTAACGACACAAAATTTACCGCTTCTCAGCACTCTCAAAGGTTGGCAATACGGATTTAATTCTCCCTTCAAAGCAGAAGTTTACTTCTTCAATACCAAGATTTTTACCAACCTGAAGTGGGGCACGCCCAATGCCATCACGATTCGTGATCCGGAACTAGGCCCAGTCCGCCTAAGAGCGTTTGGCAGCTACAACATCCGGGTCGCAGATCCTGCTCAACTGATTCGCCAATTGGTGAGTACCGATGGCTTATTCCAGGTGGATGAAGTCAGCGACCAAATTCGCAACATGATCATCACAGCCTTTGCCACCTGGTTTGGTCGAGGCAATATTCCCTTATTTGATTTTGCGTCTCGCTATGGTGAGATGGGCGACACCATTCGAGCGGGGATGCAGCCAGAAGTACAGCAATTTGGGTTGGAGCTTACCCAGTTGCTGATTGAGAGTGTTTCACTGCCTCCTGAAGTTGAAACGGCTCTTGATAAGCGAGCCTCGATGGGCATTTTGGGCAATATGCAGCAATACGCTCAATTTCAAGCAGCTAATGCGGTTGAAGCATCGGCTAATAATGCGGGTGGGGGAAATCAAGCGTTGGATTTTGGTGTGGGTTTGGCGATGGGGCAGCAACTCATCTCTAATCTCCAAGGTGTACAAGCGCCACCGCCTGCACCTGGAATGCCTGGTGGAGTGTCTGGGATGCCGCCTGCACCACCGCCACCGCCTGTCCAGATTCAGTGGTTTATTTCACGGGGGGGGCAAAACCTAGGGCCCTTTACCCCAGACCAACTGCCCCAGAATGGCTTGACAGCTCAAACCCACGTTTGGCGATCGGGGATGGAAGGCTGGAAGTTAGCGACAGAACTGCCTGAGTTGGCCGCTGTTTTAGCTTCAATTCCACCTGCACCGCCTGTGAGCTAA
- a CDS encoding tetratricopeptide repeat protein: MKIVHRAITILGAVLLLGGLSPTVLAQSEKTKQPKAQDFYRSGTTQAKQENYDAALKEFDQAIELNPNYGSAYVNRGYIRSTLGDKEGALEDFNQAIELNSTDPTAFVNRGNLYYQGGNSQAALEDFNQAIALKPDYAAAYLNRGFVHSALGDSQAALTDFNQAVKHNSNYAEAYLNRGVIRAALGDRNAALDDLDRAVQLNPDYAEAYFNRGFIRATNGNQTGAVDDFTDAIRARSNYAEAYANRGFALVAMGQPQVAIADFNQAIQLQPNYPEAYKGRGDARAALGDQQGATNDYSQALQINPNYAVAYATRAKARSTAGDTQGALEDYTQALSMNTSNDTAYTERGMNRKVAGDNQGAIEDYSQAIQINPGNADAYFQRGLLQLSQGNRQQALADMETAANLYLKLGRADGYRNVIAQLNQVR; this comes from the coding sequence ATGAAGATCGTGCACAGAGCAATCACAATTTTGGGAGCTGTTCTCTTATTGGGTGGACTAAGCCCAACTGTTTTGGCTCAATCTGAGAAAACTAAGCAGCCAAAGGCTCAAGATTTCTATCGCAGCGGAACTACCCAAGCCAAGCAAGAAAACTACGACGCAGCTCTAAAAGAATTTGACCAAGCGATCGAACTCAACCCGAATTACGGTTCAGCTTATGTGAATCGTGGCTACATCCGGTCTACGCTAGGGGACAAAGAAGGAGCTTTAGAAGACTTTAACCAAGCGATCGAGCTAAATTCCACTGATCCAACTGCATTCGTCAATCGGGGCAATCTTTACTACCAAGGTGGCAATTCTCAAGCAGCCCTAGAAGACTTTAATCAAGCGATCGCCCTTAAACCCGACTATGCCGCTGCCTATCTGAATCGAGGGTTTGTGCATTCTGCTTTGGGAGATAGCCAAGCCGCTCTGACGGATTTCAATCAGGCAGTGAAGCACAACTCGAACTATGCCGAAGCTTATTTGAACCGAGGTGTGATTCGGGCAGCTTTGGGCGATCGCAATGCCGCTCTCGACGATCTCGATCGCGCAGTGCAGCTCAACCCTGATTATGCTGAGGCTTATTTCAATCGGGGATTTATCCGAGCTACCAATGGCAATCAAACGGGAGCGGTTGACGACTTTACGGATGCCATTCGAGCCCGCTCTAACTACGCGGAAGCCTACGCAAATCGGGGGTTTGCTCTCGTAGCGATGGGGCAGCCTCAAGTGGCGATCGCTGATTTCAATCAAGCAATTCAGCTACAACCCAACTATCCAGAAGCCTACAAAGGTCGAGGTGACGCACGAGCAGCTCTAGGCGACCAACAGGGGGCGACCAATGATTACTCCCAAGCATTGCAGATTAACCCAAACTACGCTGTGGCTTATGCCACTCGGGCTAAAGCTCGATCTACTGCTGGAGACACTCAAGGAGCCTTGGAAGACTACACCCAAGCTCTCAGCATGAATACTAGCAACGATACCGCTTATACCGAACGGGGCATGAACCGCAAAGTTGCTGGAGATAACCAGGGAGCGATCGAAGACTACAGCCAAGCCATCCAAATCAATCCAGGCAATGCGGATGCTTACTTCCAGCGAGGCTTACTGCAATTGAGCCAGGGCAATCGCCAACAGGCACTGGCAGACATGGAAACCGCTGCGAATCTTTATCTCAAATTGGGTCGAGCTGATGGTTATCGCAACGTCATTGCTCAGCTCAATCAAGTTCGCTAG
- a CDS encoding IS630 family transposase (programmed frameshift): MNRTQALRDKSFDADEWQRLYYRNQQQYIRHRLTAIKLLHEGHSRTQVCEYIGCRYETLTSWMDKYLDGELSGLVNPIQHQKPSRLTSQQQQQLKAIVLRQRPTDYGYDRNLWTGAILCEVIERHFGVGLKDSRIYELLSELGLSYQRAHRDYANADPKAQKEWVEVVKKLQLPQPGERTVFFDEFAVTDRPSLFYGWAERNTRPEVASDERVRNKLNGLLCVDAHSGEEYFRLSPQAKTEDVSEYMAEFCLDCVELGYDSLCIILDNNPTHKQKMQSQLADHLEQMGLSQSITVEFLYLPSYSPKLNLVEYVIHLLRLRFLHHLPIGTTLKQIEQQLNRFLDSHQFLSTEQVQKTLSFMFSLVP, from the exons ATGAATCGAACTCAAGCCCTTCGAGACAAGTCTTTTGATGCGGATGAGTGGCAAAGACTCTATTACCGCAATCAGCAACAGTACATTCGTCATCGGTTGACAGCTATCAAACTGTTGCATGAAGGGCACAGCCGCACCCAAGTGTGCGAATACATTGGGTGTCGCTATGAGACACTGACGAGTTGGATGGATAAATATCTCGACGGTGAACTGAGTGGCTTAGTCAACCCGATTCAGCATCAAAAACCAAGTCGGTTGACGTCACAGCAGCAACAGCAACTCAAAGCCATAGTGCTGAGGCAACGCCCGACTGATTACGGATATGATCGCAACCTATGGACGGGGGCAATTCTATGCGAGGTGATTGAGCGACACTTCGGGGTGGGATTGAAAGACTCCCGCATCTATGAATTGCTCAGCGAGTTAGGCTTGTCGTATCAGCGAGCGCACCGGGACTACGCCAATGCTGACCCAAAAGCGCAAAAAGAGTGGGTAGAGGTTGTA AAAAAACTGCAATTGCCTCAGCCCGGTGAGCGCACCGTCTTCTTCGACGAGTTTGCCGTCACAGATCGCCCCAGTTTGTTTTATGGCTGGGCAGAACGCAATACCCGTCCAGAGGTAGCAAGCGACGAGCGGGTTCGCAACAAACTCAATGGGCTACTGTGTGTTGATGCCCACAGCGGTGAAGAGTATTTTCGCCTTAGCCCACAAGCCAAAACAGAAGATGTATCCGAGTACATGGCGGAATTTTGTCTCGATTGTGTGGAGCTAGGCTATGACTCGCTTTGCATCATTCTCGACAATAATCCCACCCATAAGCAAAAGATGCAGTCACAACTGGCAGATCACTTAGAGCAGATGGGACTGTCGCAATCGATTACGGTTGAGTTTCTTTACTTACCGTCCTATTCGCCGAAGTTGAACTTGGTTGAATACGTGATTCATCTACTCCGCTTACGTTTCCTGCATCATTTACCGATTGGTACAACTCTCAAACAAATTGAGCAACAACTCAATCGATTCCTAGACTCGCATCAGTTCCTATCGACAGAACAAGTGCAAAAAACGCTCAGTTTCATGTTTTCACTTGTTCCTTAA
- a CDS encoding pentapeptide repeat-containing protein, with protein MDVNQICQQYAAGERNFCGVNWSDLDLSGLHLIEVNLAGANLSRTNLAGTNLALANLTEANLSSANLSRTNLTGVDLNRANLRRAKPVGAILIGADLSQADLIEADLTGAILSAANLQGANLREAVLRETDLAGANLTGVSLQKANLSDANLRRAILRNADLVGANLTRANLAGTDLLGANLRDVIMLDNVIYE; from the coding sequence ATGGATGTCAATCAAATCTGTCAGCAATATGCCGCTGGAGAACGTAATTTCTGTGGGGTAAATTGGAGCGATCTCGATCTGTCGGGTCTTCATTTGATCGAGGTTAATTTAGCTGGAGCCAACCTCAGCCGCACCAATCTCGCTGGAACCAACCTAGCTCTGGCTAATCTAACAGAGGCCAATTTGAGCAGTGCGAATTTGAGTCGTACAAATTTGACTGGAGTTGATCTGAACCGAGCCAATCTACGCCGAGCCAAGCCTGTGGGCGCAATTCTCATTGGGGCAGACCTAAGCCAAGCAGATTTAATAGAGGCAGATTTGACAGGAGCCATTTTAAGTGCAGCGAATCTGCAAGGTGCGAATCTGCGAGAAGCAGTTTTACGGGAAACCGATCTTGCGGGAGCTAATTTGACAGGCGTTAGTTTGCAGAAGGCAAATCTCAGTGATGCTAACCTGCGAAGAGCCATTCTACGCAATGCTGACCTCGTGGGTGCCAACTTAACTCGCGCTAACTTAGCAGGCACAGATCTGCTGGGAGCCAACTTACGAGATGTGATCATGCTTGACAACGTTATCTACGAATAG